A portion of the Solirubrobacterales bacterium genome contains these proteins:
- a CDS encoding ROK family protein, whose product METIGVDLGGTKMLVGVVDSERRVLYRSTAPSHGLGQDELLETLEHELRAARAARPELAAAGLGIPCTIDRRRGVAIMAVNLELADVPIRELMTERLGLPVLIDNDANVAILAEHRFGAARGARNAVMLTIGTGIGGGLIIDGQLYRGSTGAGAELGHTVIDADGPPCQGNCPNRGCIEALASGTAIARDGLAAAEAAPESALGRALARGAQLDGKEVTDAALAGDATARGVLEEVGRRLGVAFSSFANTFEPDVILIGGGVSRAGELLAGPARRELAARALPPMNGTRVATAELGPDAGMIGAATMAATELEGSGVGCPDD is encoded by the coding sequence ATGGAGACCATCGGGGTCGACCTGGGGGGAACGAAGATGCTGGTCGGGGTGGTGGACTCCGAGCGCAGGGTCCTCTACCGCTCCACCGCGCCCAGCCATGGCCTGGGCCAGGATGAGCTGCTGGAGACACTCGAGCACGAGCTGCGGGCGGCCCGCGCGGCGCGGCCCGAGCTGGCCGCCGCCGGGCTGGGGATCCCGTGCACGATCGACCGCCGGCGGGGCGTTGCGATCATGGCCGTCAACCTCGAGCTCGCCGACGTGCCGATTCGGGAGCTGATGACGGAGCGCCTCGGGCTGCCTGTGCTGATCGACAACGACGCGAACGTCGCCATCCTCGCCGAGCACCGTTTCGGCGCCGCCCGCGGAGCGCGGAACGCAGTGATGCTGACCATCGGTACGGGGATTGGCGGCGGGCTGATCATCGATGGGCAGCTGTATCGGGGCTCGACCGGCGCCGGCGCCGAGCTCGGCCACACCGTGATCGACGCCGACGGCCCCCCCTGCCAGGGCAACTGCCCCAACCGCGGCTGCATCGAGGCGCTGGCTTCCGGGACCGCGATCGCCCGCGATGGCCTGGCGGCGGCCGAGGCCGCCCCGGAGTCCGCGCTCGGCCGCGCGCTGGCCCGCGGCGCGCAGCTCGACGGCAAGGAGGTCACCGATGCGGCACTGGCCGGCGACGCAACCGCTCGCGGCGTTCTCGAGGAGGTCGGGAGGCGGCTGGGCGTGGCGTTCTCGAGCTTCGCCAACACCTTCGAGCCCGACGTGATCCTGATCGGCGGCGGCGTCAGCAGGGCGGGGGAGCTCTTGGCCGGACCGGCTCGGCGGGAGCTCGCCGCCAGAGCCCTGCCGCCCATGAACGGGACCCGGGTCGCGACCGCCGAGCTGGGACCGGACGCCGGAATGATCGGGGCGGCGACCATGGCGGCGACCGAGCTCGAGGGAAGCGGGGTTGGATGCCCGGACGATTGA